One part of the Mariniflexile litorale genome encodes these proteins:
- a CDS encoding right-handed parallel beta-helix repeat-containing protein, with protein MYFLFFLVLPIVSCNNEELLDEPIIEVIEEPIVPEDEDDPDPIASIDTPCDFKLADAVANATVIINCVMDLDGQTISLPAGVTLIYEGGDIINGTINFGSSNTISGELLNSTLVIGGSKPQLKDATFNFNPKRWGIVEGKVSDAVALKNKTILQNTIDQTKLMGVSTFSIGKMDAYFAVGLYGTPKDLANNAIHLDSNFNLVMSDETTLRVQPNDWPFSILIGLYESDNVTITGGNLIGDRWEHDYKVIVSGTINRSSHEWPVLLQISGSENVIVDNVNMSDSTADAFVLGNPNGYRFNGSKYNKNIVVKNCTMTRSRRNNISVTDADDSTIDNCVITDAGLGDKILDSNGNTIHSSAGVLPRTGIDIEPFIGGEDPNNLVYYARVQRLTIKNCTFTGNSNASIIEYAGEDTVIESNFSDAGFGANHGWRTKFINNTLVSAKNREGAGITTGYSEGFYEVKGNSISGFRVGIIANGESGTVSNNTIKDFNVGIQPSNSTNFTFKSNIINGTDGVGISAFNITAGSFMFSDNNITVDKSPVNWNATQSQSSIFDNNKFIARNRGGYVWIKNSNNVNLKNNIITNATILTDGAENFITTNNTLN; from the coding sequence ATGTACTTCTTATTTTTTTTAGTATTACCCATAGTATCATGCAACAATGAAGAATTATTAGACGAACCTATTATAGAGGTTATAGAAGAACCTATAGTGCCAGAAGATGAAGATGATCCTGATCCTATAGCTTCCATAGATACCCCTTGTGATTTTAAATTAGCAGACGCTGTTGCTAATGCCACTGTTATTATTAACTGTGTGATGGATTTAGATGGACAAACCATTAGTTTACCAGCGGGTGTTACTCTAATTTATGAAGGTGGAGATATTATTAATGGTACCATTAATTTTGGTAGTTCAAATACGATCTCTGGCGAATTACTAAATTCTACTTTAGTAATAGGTGGTTCAAAACCACAACTAAAAGATGCTACTTTTAATTTCAATCCCAAAAGATGGGGTATTGTTGAAGGTAAAGTGTCTGATGCCGTGGCATTAAAAAATAAAACTATTTTACAAAACACCATTGACCAAACTAAATTGATGGGTGTATCTACTTTTTCAATTGGTAAAATGGATGCTTATTTTGCGGTCGGACTTTATGGTACACCTAAAGACCTCGCTAATAATGCTATACATCTGGATTCGAATTTTAATTTAGTTATGTCGGATGAAACTACTCTTAGAGTTCAACCTAATGATTGGCCATTTTCTATTTTAATAGGTTTATATGAGAGTGACAATGTTACCATTACAGGTGGTAATTTAATAGGAGATCGTTGGGAGCATGATTATAAAGTTATTGTTAGTGGTACTATAAATAGAAGTAGTCATGAATGGCCAGTACTCTTGCAAATTTCTGGTTCTGAAAATGTCATTGTTGATAATGTAAATATGAGCGATTCTACAGCTGATGCTTTTGTATTAGGTAACCCTAATGGGTATAGGTTTAATGGCTCAAAATATAATAAGAATATTGTTGTTAAAAATTGTACCATGACTCGTTCCAGACGAAATAATATAAGTGTTACAGATGCAGATGATTCAACAATAGATAATTGTGTAATTACTGATGCAGGTTTAGGAGATAAGATATTGGATTCTAATGGAAATACGATACACAGTTCTGCGGGCGTATTACCAAGAACAGGAATTGATATTGAACCTTTTATTGGTGGAGAAGATCCCAATAATTTAGTATATTATGCTAGAGTACAACGACTAACAATTAAAAATTGTACGTTTACAGGAAACTCTAATGCTAGCATTATAGAGTACGCAGGTGAAGATACGGTTATTGAATCAAATTTTTCGGATGCAGGTTTTGGTGCTAACCATGGATGGCGTACCAAATTTATTAATAACACTTTAGTATCAGCTAAAAATAGAGAAGGTGCAGGTATTACAACTGGCTATAGTGAAGGTTTTTATGAAGTTAAAGGCAATTCTATTTCAGGCTTTAGAGTTGGAATTATTGCTAACGGAGAGTCTGGTACGGTCAGTAATAATACTATTAAGGATTTTAATGTTGGTATTCAACCTAGTAATTCAACAAACTTTACTTTTAAGAGTAACATAATAAACGGTACAGATGGTGTTGGAATATCTGCGTTTAATATTACTGCAGGTAGTTTTATGTTTAGTGATAATAATATAACTGTTGATAAATCTCCTGTCAATTGGAATGCAACACAATCTCAAAGTTCCATATTTGACAATAACAAATTCATAGCTAGGAATAGAGGAGGGTATGTTTGGATTAAAAATAGTAATAATGTTAATTTAAAAAATAATATTATTACAAATGCGACTATTTTAACGGATGGAGCTGAAAATTTTATAACAACTAATAATACGTTAAATTGA